A stretch of Microbacterium caowuchunii DNA encodes these proteins:
- a CDS encoding DEAD/DEAH box helicase — protein MPSFIDLGVPARLARVLTESGKSEPFPIQEGTLPDSLAGRDVLGRGRTGSGKTLAFSLPLVTRLEGGRRTSGHPRGLVLAPTRELATQIAATLIPLAEVAGLTVTTIFGGVSQKPQEQALRAGVDIIVACPGRLDDLMKQKLVHLDRVEITVLDEADHMADLGFLPVVTRVLSATPRGGQRMLFSATLDRGVDGLVRKFLQNEVRHEVDESSVPAAAMTHRVFQVQDDAKNDLVTALASGSGRRIMFTRTKHQAKKLAKKLTADGIPAVDLHGNLSQNARERNLAAFGAPVSQGGVRVLVATDVAARGVHVDNVELVVHVDPPTEHKAYLHRSGRTARAGAEGTVVTVVQPSQKRDVALMLRQAAISAEFELVNATHQAVTELVGDTAPYVKPVPVTEQGSGRSGGAGRSGGSGRSGGAGRSGGAGRSGGSGRAGAGAPAAARSGGRAAARPASASASAGRSGAAHGGGTVSRYSTSSGEHTNTGGGARRRGGNGRAQAPAGRA, from the coding sequence ATGCCTTCCTTCATCGATCTCGGCGTGCCCGCACGCCTCGCCCGCGTCCTCACCGAGTCCGGTAAGAGCGAGCCGTTCCCCATCCAAGAGGGCACGCTGCCCGACTCTCTCGCCGGGCGCGATGTGCTCGGCCGCGGCCGCACCGGCAGTGGCAAGACCCTCGCGTTCTCGCTGCCGCTGGTCACCCGTCTCGAGGGCGGACGCCGCACTTCGGGTCACCCGCGCGGACTCGTCCTCGCCCCGACGCGTGAGCTCGCGACCCAGATCGCGGCGACGCTGATCCCGCTCGCCGAGGTCGCCGGCCTCACCGTCACCACCATCTTCGGCGGCGTCAGCCAGAAGCCGCAGGAGCAGGCGCTGCGCGCCGGCGTCGACATCATCGTCGCGTGCCCCGGCCGTCTCGACGACCTCATGAAGCAGAAGCTCGTGCACCTCGACCGCGTCGAGATCACCGTGCTCGACGAGGCCGACCACATGGCCGACCTCGGGTTCCTCCCCGTCGTCACCCGCGTCCTGTCGGCGACCCCCCGCGGCGGACAGCGGATGCTGTTCAGCGCCACGCTCGACCGCGGTGTCGATGGCCTGGTCCGCAAGTTCCTGCAGAACGAGGTCCGGCACGAGGTCGACGAGTCGAGCGTCCCCGCCGCCGCGATGACCCACCGGGTGTTCCAGGTGCAGGACGACGCGAAGAACGACCTCGTCACCGCGCTCGCGTCCGGCAGCGGCCGTCGCATCATGTTCACGCGCACCAAGCACCAGGCCAAGAAGCTCGCGAAGAAGCTGACCGCCGACGGCATCCCCGCCGTCGACCTGCACGGCAACCTCTCGCAGAACGCGCGTGAGCGGAACCTCGCCGCATTCGGCGCCCCGGTCTCGCAGGGCGGCGTGCGTGTGCTCGTCGCCACCGACGTCGCCGCCCGCGGTGTGCACGTCGACAACGTCGAGCTGGTCGTGCACGTCGACCCGCCGACCGAGCACAAGGCGTACCTGCACCGCTCCGGCCGCACCGCTCGCGCGGGCGCCGAGGGCACGGTCGTCACCGTCGTCCAGCCGTCGCAGAAGCGGGATGTGGCGCTCATGCTGCGTCAGGCGGCGATCAGCGCGGAGTTCGAGCTCGTGAACGCGACGCACCAGGCCGTCACCGAACTGGTCGGCGACACCGCGCCGTACGTGAAGCCCGTCCCGGTCACCGAGCAGGGTTCGGGCCGCTCCGGCGGTGCCGGTCGCTCCGGTGGTTCGGGTCGCTCCGGCGGTGCCGGTCGCTCGGGTGGCGCCGGTCGCTCCGGCGGCTCGGGTCGCGCCGGTGCCGGTGCTCCTGCTGCGGCTCGCTCCGGTGGGCGCGCGGCCGCCCGTCCCGCATCCGCATCCGCATCCGCGGGTCGCTCCGGCGCCGCGCACGGGGGCGGCACCGTCTCGCGGTACTCGACCTCGTCGGGTGAGCACACCAACACCGGTGGCGGCGCTCGCCGCCGTGGGGGCAACGGTCGCGCGCAGGCGCCGGCCGGTCGCGCCTGA
- the sufU gene encoding Fe-S cluster assembly sulfur transfer protein SufU, with protein MSGLDGLYQELILDHSKHPHGKQLAPEEGRTATSHQRNPICGDEVSLRVRLSDDPDVIRDVTWQGSGCSISQASASMLAVLVTDAVEERGGMTRAEAKTLVDGFREALRSRGTLPLDEETFADAAALSGVSKFTARVKCAMLAWVALEDALARA; from the coding sequence ATGAGCGGGCTGGATGGGCTGTATCAGGAGCTGATCCTCGATCACTCGAAGCACCCCCACGGCAAGCAGCTCGCGCCGGAGGAGGGCCGCACGGCGACCTCCCACCAGCGGAACCCGATCTGCGGCGACGAGGTCTCGCTGCGGGTGCGACTGTCCGACGACCCCGACGTGATCCGGGATGTGACGTGGCAGGGTTCCGGCTGCTCCATCTCGCAGGCGTCCGCGTCGATGCTCGCCGTGCTGGTGACGGACGCCGTCGAGGAGCGCGGTGGGATGACGCGCGCGGAGGCGAAGACGCTCGTGGACGGTTTCCGCGAGGCGCTGCGCTCGCGGGGGACCCTTCCGCTGGACGAGGAGACCTTCGCGGATGCGGCGGCGCTGTCCGGCGTCTCGAAGTTCACCGCCCGGGTCAAGTGCGCCATGCTCGCCTGGGTCGCGCTCGAGGACGCCCTCGCTCGCGCCTGA
- a CDS encoding aminotransferase class V-fold PLP-dependent enzyme: MSTTDLPRLDAAALRADFPILDQSIGGEPLVYLDSAATSQKPQEVVDAEVSFLTRANSAVHRGAHTLAAEATELFEDARTAVAGFVGTEPENLVWTSGATMSLNLVAYAIGNATAGRGAPASARFALEPGDEIVVTEIEHHANLIPWQELAARTGAMLRHIPVHDDGTLDMDAAAALIGERTRIVAFTHVSNVLGIVNPVADLVALARAVGGLTVLDACQSAPHLPLDLPALGVDLAAFSGHKMMGPYGVGALYGRTDVLDALPAFLTGGSMVTTVTLDESEFLPAPQKFEAGTQPVSQAVALAAATRYLDRLGMAAVHAHEREIGRRMMSGLRGIPGVRLLGDADGAERIGIASFEVEGVHAHDVGQFLDARGIAVRVGHHCAKPLHARFGLTASVRASASVFTTEDDIDALIDGVSAVRAYFGVDA; this comes from the coding sequence GTGAGTACGACCGATCTGCCGCGCCTGGACGCGGCGGCGCTGCGCGCCGATTTCCCGATCCTGGACCAGTCGATCGGCGGCGAACCTCTCGTGTACCTGGATTCGGCCGCGACGAGCCAGAAGCCGCAGGAGGTCGTCGACGCCGAGGTGTCGTTCCTCACCCGCGCGAACTCCGCCGTGCACCGCGGCGCGCACACGCTCGCCGCCGAGGCGACCGAGCTCTTCGAGGACGCCCGCACGGCCGTGGCGGGGTTCGTGGGTACCGAACCGGAGAACCTCGTCTGGACCTCGGGCGCCACGATGTCCCTCAACCTCGTCGCCTACGCGATCGGCAACGCGACGGCGGGTCGCGGCGCGCCTGCGAGCGCGCGGTTCGCCCTGGAACCGGGTGACGAGATCGTGGTCACCGAGATCGAGCACCACGCCAACCTCATCCCCTGGCAGGAGCTCGCCGCCCGCACCGGCGCGATGCTGCGCCACATCCCGGTGCACGACGACGGCACCCTGGACATGGATGCCGCGGCCGCGCTGATCGGCGAGCGCACCCGGATCGTCGCCTTCACACACGTGTCCAACGTGCTGGGCATCGTGAACCCGGTCGCGGACCTGGTCGCCCTCGCCCGCGCGGTGGGAGGGCTGACCGTGCTGGACGCCTGCCAGTCGGCGCCGCACCTTCCGCTCGACCTGCCTGCGCTCGGTGTCGATCTCGCCGCATTCTCCGGGCACAAGATGATGGGCCCGTACGGCGTGGGGGCGCTCTACGGCCGCACAGACGTGCTCGACGCCCTGCCCGCGTTCCTCACCGGCGGCTCGATGGTCACGACCGTGACGCTCGACGAATCCGAGTTCCTGCCCGCGCCGCAGAAGTTCGAGGCCGGCACCCAGCCGGTGTCCCAGGCCGTCGCGCTGGCGGCGGCCACGCGCTATCTCGACCGACTCGGGATGGCTGCCGTGCACGCGCACGAACGGGAGATCGGCCGGCGGATGATGAGCGGGCTCCGCGGCATCCCCGGCGTCCGGCTGCTCGGCGACGCGGACGGCGCGGAGCGGATCGGGATCGCCTCGTTCGAGGTGGAGGGCGTCCACGCGCACGATGTCGGGCAGTTCCTGGATGCCCGCGGGATCGCCGTGCGCGTCGGGCACCACTGCGCCAAGCCGCTGCACGCCAGATTCGGGCTCACCGCCTCCGTGCGGGCGTCCGCATCCGTGTTCACGACCGAGGACGACATCGACGCGCTGATCGACGGGGTCTCCGCCGTCCGGGCCTACTTCGGGGTGGACGCATGA
- a CDS encoding Pr6Pr family membrane protein produces MYLPDRRIALVFRVLSIAVIVWGVGRVSGVWDGRPNAVQFLYFTVLSNLLCLGWFAALAVRTIRDLRAGGPRGWSAPSPRFAAAVMFVITVTMLIYLVVLVPETFTQGNDYVPFTLTDNLVHIITPCLTIADWLLFVPKGWVRPLDPVLWALIPYAYLAFAFVYGAAGGVFGGGTRYPYPFMDLDRNGLVGVVLWIVGLTIALEIVAYAYFAIDRLLGAAARRWGIPREPVMPQRVIP; encoded by the coding sequence ATGTACCTGCCCGATCGCCGGATCGCCCTCGTCTTCCGGGTCCTGTCGATCGCCGTGATCGTCTGGGGTGTCGGCCGGGTGAGCGGCGTCTGGGACGGACGGCCGAACGCGGTGCAGTTCCTCTACTTCACGGTGCTCAGCAACCTGCTGTGCCTGGGCTGGTTCGCGGCGCTCGCGGTCCGCACCATCCGGGACCTGCGCGCCGGCGGCCCGCGCGGGTGGTCGGCGCCCTCACCGCGGTTCGCGGCAGCCGTGATGTTCGTGATCACCGTGACGATGCTCATCTACCTCGTCGTGCTCGTGCCGGAGACCTTCACCCAGGGCAACGACTACGTGCCGTTCACGCTCACCGACAACCTCGTGCACATCATCACGCCCTGCCTGACGATCGCGGACTGGCTGTTGTTCGTGCCGAAGGGGTGGGTCCGCCCGCTCGATCCGGTGCTGTGGGCGCTCATCCCGTATGCGTATCTGGCGTTCGCCTTCGTCTACGGCGCCGCCGGCGGCGTCTTCGGGGGTGGTACCCGTTATCCGTATCCCTTCATGGATCTCGACCGCAACGGACTGGTCGGGGTCGTGCTGTGGATCGTGGGTCTGACGATCGCCCTGGAGATCGTGGCCTACGCGTACTTCGCCATCGACCGGCTGCTCGGGGCCGCCGCCCGCCGGTGGGGTATCCCGCGTGAGCCCGTGATGCCGCAGCGGGTCATCCCGTAG
- a CDS encoding APC family permease encodes MSPAVARDAEEPAPESPLVKRLLIGDPLASSDGDDHLLRKRMALPIFASDALSSVAYAPQELVMILLIGGISFLSFTPWVAAAVVVLLVVVVLSYRQLIKAYPSGGGDYEVARKNLGEIPGVVVASALLVDYILTVAVSVASGVDNIISALPVLHPWRVELAVGFVILIIVVNLRGVREASRAFALPTYIFIGSVALMIVVGVVRWIAGDAPVASSAGYTVEADSLGQAAVILLVLRAFSSGCSALTGVEAISNGVPAFRRPKVRNAQVTLTVMGLTSVLLFSGLTLLALVTGVHYAENPCDLIGFDCADQPQPSLMAQIAAATFGGGSVLFFVIQAATACVLLLAANTAFNGFPLLGAALARDGYAPKALNTRGDRLVFSNGMIILGAAAILVLVVSQANLTTLIQLYIIGVFVSFSLGQLGMVRHWLRELASLRRGGAVQSGRPVADRRDILSGLVINSLGAALTAAVFLIVTVTKFTHGAWLVFLAIPILSLLMVGVSRYYRDVEQEIAFDDDTHFGASGDLAIVLVGRLQKPAAKALDYAVAARHDRTIALHVAATAESGHEVQEEWTAHGMTVPLVILESPYRTYATPIVEFIQKYREKHGASLVTVYLPQYIVGHWWESLLHNRRSRRIAAQLMLVHGVTIALVPWLLDSSELIYGRRSRPLPGQQRTGERV; translated from the coding sequence GTGTCGCCCGCCGTGGCACGTGACGCCGAAGAACCGGCTCCTGAATCCCCCCTCGTCAAACGTCTCCTGATCGGCGACCCGCTGGCCTCCTCGGACGGCGACGATCATCTCCTCCGCAAGCGGATGGCGCTGCCGATCTTCGCCTCGGATGCGTTGTCGTCCGTCGCCTACGCTCCGCAGGAGCTGGTGATGATCCTGCTGATCGGCGGGATCTCCTTCCTCTCCTTCACCCCCTGGGTCGCGGCGGCGGTCGTGGTGCTGCTCGTCGTGGTCGTGCTGTCCTACCGGCAGCTGATCAAGGCGTACCCCTCCGGCGGAGGCGACTACGAGGTGGCCAGGAAGAACCTCGGGGAGATCCCCGGCGTGGTGGTGGCGTCCGCACTACTGGTGGACTACATCCTCACCGTCGCCGTCTCGGTCGCGTCCGGCGTCGACAACATCATCTCGGCGCTGCCGGTGCTGCATCCCTGGCGGGTGGAGCTGGCGGTCGGCTTCGTCATCCTGATCATCGTGGTGAACCTCCGCGGAGTCCGCGAGGCCTCGCGCGCGTTCGCCCTGCCGACCTACATCTTCATCGGTTCGGTGGCGCTGATGATCGTCGTCGGCGTCGTCCGCTGGATCGCCGGCGACGCCCCCGTCGCCTCCAGCGCCGGGTACACCGTCGAGGCCGACAGCCTGGGTCAGGCCGCGGTCATCCTGCTGGTGCTGCGCGCCTTCTCGAGCGGCTGCTCCGCGCTGACGGGGGTCGAGGCCATCTCGAACGGCGTCCCCGCCTTCCGTCGCCCGAAGGTGCGGAACGCCCAGGTGACGCTGACCGTCATGGGACTCACGTCGGTGCTGCTGTTCTCCGGCCTCACCCTGCTGGCCCTGGTGACCGGCGTCCACTACGCCGAGAACCCCTGCGATCTCATCGGATTCGACTGCGCGGACCAGCCGCAGCCGAGCCTCATGGCGCAGATCGCCGCGGCCACGTTCGGCGGCGGCTCCGTGCTCTTCTTCGTCATCCAGGCGGCCACGGCGTGCGTTCTGCTGCTCGCCGCCAACACGGCGTTCAACGGGTTCCCGCTGCTCGGGGCGGCGCTCGCCCGCGACGGTTACGCGCCGAAGGCGCTCAACACCCGCGGCGACCGCCTCGTGTTCTCGAACGGCATGATCATCCTGGGTGCCGCCGCCATCCTGGTCCTGGTCGTCTCGCAGGCGAATCTGACCACCCTCATCCAGCTCTACATCATCGGCGTCTTCGTGTCGTTCTCCCTCGGTCAGCTCGGGATGGTGCGCCACTGGCTGCGCGAGCTCGCTTCGCTCCGGCGCGGTGGCGCCGTCCAGTCGGGGCGTCCGGTCGCGGATCGGCGCGACATCCTGTCCGGCCTGGTGATCAACTCGCTCGGCGCCGCCCTCACCGCCGCGGTCTTCCTGATCGTCACGGTGACGAAGTTCACCCACGGCGCCTGGCTCGTGTTCCTCGCCATCCCGATCCTCTCGCTCCTGATGGTGGGAGTGAGCCGCTACTACCGCGACGTCGAGCAGGAGATCGCGTTCGACGACGACACGCATTTCGGGGCATCCGGTGATCTCGCGATCGTGCTCGTCGGCCGGCTGCAGAAGCCCGCGGCGAAGGCGCTCGACTACGCGGTCGCGGCCCGCCACGACAGGACGATCGCTCTGCATGTGGCGGCCACCGCGGAGTCCGGGCACGAGGTGCAGGAGGAGTGGACCGCCCACGGGATGACGGTGCCGCTGGTCATCCTGGAGTCCCCGTACCGCACCTACGCGACACCCATCGTCGAGTTCATCCAGAAGTACCGGGAGAAGCACGGCGCCTCCCTGGTGACGGTGTACCTGCCGCAGTACATCGTCGGGCACTGGTGGGAGTCACTGCTGCACAACCGGCGCTCCCGGCGGATCGCCGCGCAGCTCATGCTCGTGCACGGGGTGACCATCGCCCTCGTGCCCTGGTTGCTGGATTCCTCGGAACTGATCTACGGGCGGCGGTCGCGCCCCCTGCCGGGCCAGCAGCGCACCGGCGAGCGGGTCTGA